The DNA sequence CTTACTGCAGAAAATAGAGCTTCAATTAGAAATTTACCCAAAGTAATACCAAATAAATTTATTGATACCGGAATTAATGAGCAATCGCTTGTTGGTATATCAGCGGGCTTAGCTTTAAGAGGAAGAACACCAATAGTACATGCTTTAGCCGCATTTTTAACAATGCGATCGTTTGAATTTATAAGAACCGATATTGGATATCCAAATTTAAATGTAAAACTTATTGGCAATTTTGCAGGATTACTCTCAGAAGGAAACGGACCAACACATCAAGCAATAGAAGATATTGCATTGATGAGATGCATTCCAAATATGAATATATTCTGTCCGGCTGATATGGATGATATGATAAAAGGACTTTCTACAATAATAAATTACAACAGACCTTTTTATATAAGATATAATGATTTGCCGACAATTGTGAATCACGAAGAGTTTGCACTTGGCAAAGCCGAAGTATTTGGTGATGGTAATGAAATAGGAATTATAGTTTATGGAACATTATTTAACGAATCATTTAAAGCAAAAGAAATTCTTGAAGCTGAAGGTTATTCGGTAAGACTTGTTAACTTAAGAACGATTAAACCAATTGATGAATATGAAATTTTGAATACAGTGAATAATTGTAAAACAATTATATCAATTGAAGATCATTATCAAATTGGCGGGCTATATTCCATAATATCGGAAATTTTAGTTAAAGAAAAACTTATCTCAGATTATTTAGCAATTAACTTACAAAATAAATTTTTTAAGCCCGCAAAGTTAAACAACATCTTAAATTATGAAGGTTTTAGTGCAATTCAAATTGCAAATAGAATAAAAGAACATTTAGTAAAAAAGGAAAAAAAACTCAATGTCCAATGGAGTAATGTTTAATAGTAGTTATCCGTCAATTAGAAAATCTAATGAATATTATAACAGAGCAGTAAATTTAATTCCCTCTGTTACACAAACACTTGCTAAAGGTCCAACTCAATATATAAAAGGCATAGCGCCAAAATATTTAGTAAAAGGAAATGGATCACATGTTTGGGATGTGGATGGAAATGAATACATCGATTATAATATGGGAATTGGACCAATTTCATTGGGATATAATTATAAAAAAGTTAATGATGCAATTTCTAATCAACTTAAAGATGGAATAACATTTTCTTTAATGCATCCGTTAGAAGTTGAAGTTGCTGAATTGTTAAATGAAATTATTCCCAATGCAGAAATGGTTAGATATAGTAAAACCGGTGCGGATGTAACAAGTGCAGCAATTAGATTAGCCAGAGCTTACACAGGAAAAGACAAAATATTAGTCTGCGGTTATCATGGATGGCATGACTGGTATTCGAATATACTTCCTCCAAATAAGGGAATTCCAAAAGTAATAAGCGAATTAACTCACACATTTAATTATAATGATATTGAATCGTTGAAAAAATCAATTGATGAAAATACAGCCGCTGTGATTATTGAACCAGTTGTATTTGATGAACCTAAAGATAATTTTTTATCTCAAGTATCTGAACTATGTAAAGAAAAAAATATTGTTTTAATATTTGATGAAATGTGGACTGGTTTTAGAATTTCACTTGGCGGTGCTCAAGAATATTTTAATGTAATTCCGGATCTTGCAACATATTCAAAAGCAATTGCTAATGGAATGCCTATTTCGGTTCTCACCGGTAAAAAGGAAATTATGCAATTAGCGGAAAATGATATTTTCTTTTTTACAACTTTCGGAGGAGAAGCTTTGTCTCTTGCAGCAGCTAAAGCAACGATAGAAGAAATAAAAGAAAAAGATGTAATCAATTACTTGGGAATTCAAGGGAAAAAGTTAAAAGATGGTTTTAACAGTTTATGCGAATTATTTGATTTGGATTTTATTTA is a window from the Ignavibacteriota bacterium genome containing:
- a CDS encoding transketolase encodes the protein MNYEEKLIELAHKNESIIILTAENRASIRNLPKVIPNKFIDTGINEQSLVGISAGLALRGRTPIVHALAAFLTMRSFEFIRTDIGYPNLNVKLIGNFAGLLSEGNGPTHQAIEDIALMRCIPNMNIFCPADMDDMIKGLSTIINYNRPFYIRYNDLPTIVNHEEFALGKAEVFGDGNEIGIIVYGTLFNESFKAKEILEAEGYSVRLVNLRTIKPIDEYEILNTVNNCKTIISIEDHYQIGGLYSIISEILVKEKLISDYLAINLQNKFFKPAKLNNILNYEGFSAIQIANRIKEHLVKKEKKLNVQWSNV
- a CDS encoding aminotransferase class III-fold pyridoxal phosphate-dependent enzyme, translating into MSNGVMFNSSYPSIRKSNEYYNRAVNLIPSVTQTLAKGPTQYIKGIAPKYLVKGNGSHVWDVDGNEYIDYNMGIGPISLGYNYKKVNDAISNQLKDGITFSLMHPLEVEVAELLNEIIPNAEMVRYSKTGADVTSAAIRLARAYTGKDKILVCGYHGWHDWYSNILPPNKGIPKVISELTHTFNYNDIESLKKSIDENTAAVIIEPVVFDEPKDNFLSQVSELCKEKNIVLIFDEMWTGFRISLGGAQEYFNVIPDLATYSKAIANGMPISVLTGKKEIMQLAENDIFFFTTFGGEALSLAAAKATIEEIKEKDVINYLGIQGKKLKDGFNSLCELFDLDFIYAIGYNWRSMIRIKNDLMDPLIIKSFIQQEMIKRGILWSGFHNMSFSHTDEDINYTLNVYEDVLKLLKDAVSKNDIESRLFGEPVKAVFRKTENFNIKPVLK